The Candidatus Accumulibacter similis genome has a segment encoding these proteins:
- a CDS encoding ferric reductase-like transmembrane domain-containing protein: MLSAARQRLTIPLLLLASTAGPVCWAMPSGLSPWRSLGIILGWAGCGLLLGSLLLMLRETWLSRWLGGLESMYRWHHRAGIVAYVALLAHPLALAADAWPQFPALAWQTLSPFGRGWAVRLGWLSLLLLMFGLATAFATRIPYRSWRWLHASLGIGVLLGLGHLLQLGIEEPVLPLLALATLLLGWRLIRDDAGLAARPYIVRTATPVADGVVEIGLQPLAEPIVADAGQFVLVAFFTGAGFRGCGQFHPFTISSIGGGGEIRVGVKALGDCTRHLQSIAVGVPARVHGGFGSFLADRPATTQLWLAGGIGVTPFLALLRAGPLGQPTTLIYLYRSEADAAYLPELRALAAADRLLSLQAHATGDRPPDVASLLPASRDLASRECHLCGPPAMVAAVRKALRQRGVTPRHIHFENFDFR; this comes from the coding sequence ATGCTGAGCGCCGCCAGGCAGCGCCTGACGATCCCGTTGCTCCTCCTGGCGTCGACGGCGGGCCCGGTATGCTGGGCGATGCCCTCGGGACTGTCGCCCTGGCGCAGCCTCGGCATCATCCTCGGCTGGGCAGGCTGCGGTCTGCTCCTCGGCAGCCTGTTGCTGATGCTGCGCGAAACCTGGCTGTCGCGCTGGCTTGGTGGTCTCGAAAGCATGTATCGCTGGCACCACCGAGCCGGCATCGTCGCCTACGTCGCGCTGCTGGCGCACCCGCTGGCGCTCGCTGCCGACGCCTGGCCGCAGTTCCCCGCACTGGCCTGGCAGACGCTGTCACCCTTCGGGCGCGGCTGGGCAGTGCGCCTCGGCTGGCTGTCGCTGCTGCTGCTGATGTTCGGGCTGGCGACCGCCTTCGCGACCCGCATTCCGTACCGAAGCTGGCGCTGGCTGCACGCCTCGCTCGGCATCGGCGTCCTCCTCGGCCTCGGACACCTGCTGCAACTGGGCATCGAGGAACCGGTGCTGCCGCTGCTGGCGCTGGCAACCCTGCTGCTCGGCTGGCGCCTCATCCGCGACGACGCCGGGCTCGCGGCCCGGCCTTACATCGTCCGCACGGCGACTCCCGTCGCCGACGGCGTCGTCGAGATCGGCCTGCAGCCGCTCGCCGAACCGATCGTTGCCGACGCAGGACAGTTCGTCCTCGTCGCCTTTTTCACCGGCGCAGGATTCCGTGGCTGCGGCCAGTTCCACCCGTTCACGATCAGCTCGATCGGCGGCGGAGGCGAGATCCGGGTCGGCGTCAAGGCACTGGGTGACTGTACCCGACACCTGCAGTCGATCGCAGTTGGCGTTCCGGCAAGGGTTCATGGCGGCTTCGGCAGTTTCCTCGCTGACCGGCCGGCAACGACGCAACTCTGGCTGGCTGGCGGCATCGGCGTCACGCCCTTCCTTGCCCTTCTGCGCGCCGGCCCGCTGGGCCAGCCGACGACCCTGATCTACCTCTATCGCAGCGAGGCCGACGCCGCCTATCTGCCCGAACTGCGCGCGCTCGCTGCCGCCGATCGGCTGTTGTCGCTGCAGGCGCACGCGACCGGCGATCGACCACCTGACGTGGCATCACTGCTGCCGGCCAGCCGCGACCTCGCCAGCCGCGAGTGCCATCTTTGCGGTCCACCGGCAATGGTCGCCGCCGTCCGCAAGGCGCTGCGCCAGCGCGGCGTCACCCCACGCCACATTCACTTCGAGAACTTCGACTTTCGCTGA
- a CDS encoding cytochrome b5 domain-containing protein, protein MLRLYACTTVVFWLLVATVAIVGHWAPAADPGNPPAAERLIPVAELARHSLPDDCWMAIRGAVHDVSTYLPDHPSRPGVVVPWCGREATEAYETKTRGRPHSAQADELLARYRIGRLADEQP, encoded by the coding sequence ATGCTCCGACTTTACGCCTGCACCACCGTCGTCTTCTGGCTACTGGTCGCCACCGTGGCGATCGTCGGCCACTGGGCGCCGGCGGCAGACCCGGGAAATCCACCCGCCGCCGAGCGGCTGATCCCGGTCGCGGAGCTCGCCAGGCATTCGCTGCCCGATGACTGCTGGATGGCCATCCGCGGTGCCGTCCATGATGTCAGCACCTACCTGCCAGACCACCCCTCGCGCCCGGGTGTCGTCGTGCCATGGTGCGGCCGGGAGGCGACCGAAGCCTATGAGACCAAGACCCGGGGACGCCCGCATTCGGCGCAGGCTGATGAACTGCTTGCCAGATACCGCATTGGTCGCCTCGCCGATGAACAGCCGTGA
- a CDS encoding glycosyltransferase, whose amino-acid sequence MPSLNQAAFIEAAARSVLQQDYLAVELVVADGGSTDDTHSTLQRLSREFGDRLRWHAAADSGPANAVNKALAVARGDIVGWLNADDLYTPGAVAAAVALLQADPSLLMVFGEAEHIDESDHVLDRYPTLPATTPLASFRNGCFICQPSVFLRRCVFDEIGGLDETLSTAFDFDLWLRVFLTFPGRIASLPRVQAKSRLHPACITRRMRRTIAAESVRVLARHLGDADPHWLLTYVEEQCASYPHGDSPADLRDDVDLLAAELAGCFSPDGREFLRQRLAMDARLLLALPEAFASVTADGWATRTLRIRLRQAEPVPDRRGARRFRPLVAGTSLAGTALSLLVRLRSRLRRCLLDSARSYLHLVCHHAAPLAAPLSLTVRTGQQAERRCIVVGHGRFSLFLPLSAAAGPRAEIEIIADQVFIPGLVDERSSDMRELSFRVEAMTLI is encoded by the coding sequence ATGCCGTCGCTCAATCAGGCCGCTTTCATCGAGGCTGCCGCGCGCAGCGTCCTGCAGCAGGACTACCTGGCGGTCGAGCTGGTGGTGGCCGACGGCGGCTCGACCGACGACACTCATTCGACGCTGCAGCGCCTGTCGCGCGAGTTCGGCGACCGCCTGCGCTGGCATGCGGCTGCCGATTCCGGACCGGCGAACGCAGTCAACAAGGCGTTGGCGGTGGCTCGCGGCGACATCGTCGGCTGGCTGAACGCGGATGATCTCTACACGCCCGGAGCGGTTGCGGCGGCCGTTGCGCTGCTGCAGGCCGATCCTTCGCTGCTGATGGTGTTCGGCGAGGCGGAACACATCGATGAGTCGGACCACGTTCTCGATCGCTATCCGACACTACCGGCGACGACCCCACTGGCGTCCTTCCGGAACGGCTGTTTCATTTGCCAGCCGAGCGTCTTTCTCCGCCGCTGCGTCTTCGACGAGATCGGTGGGCTCGACGAAACCCTGTCGACCGCATTCGATTTCGATCTCTGGCTGCGAGTCTTTCTCACCTTTCCCGGTCGCATCGCCAGTCTGCCCCGGGTGCAGGCGAAGTCCCGCCTGCACCCGGCCTGCATCACGCGGCGAATGCGACGGACGATCGCCGCCGAGAGCGTGCGCGTCCTCGCTCGCCACCTCGGCGACGCCGATCCGCATTGGCTGCTGACCTACGTCGAGGAACAGTGCGCTTCGTACCCGCATGGTGATTCCCCCGCCGATCTCCGCGATGACGTCGATCTGCTGGCTGCGGAACTGGCCGGCTGTTTTTCGCCAGACGGTCGCGAGTTCCTGCGCCAGCGCCTGGCAATGGATGCGCGCCTGCTCCTCGCCTTGCCCGAAGCCTTCGCCAGCGTCACAGCGGATGGTTGGGCGACGCGAACGCTGCGGATCAGACTGCGCCAGGCTGAACCCGTCCCCGACCGGCGAGGCGCCCGCAGGTTCCGGCCGCTTGTCGCCGGGACGAGCCTGGCCGGTACAGCGCTGAGCCTTCTCGTCCGTCTGCGCAGCAGGCTGCGTCGCTGCCTGCTCGACAGCGCTCGCTCCTACCTGCACCTGGTCTGCCACCATGCGGCGCCGCTGGCCGCGCCATTGTCGCTCACCGTTCGTACCGGGCAGCAGGCAGAGCGCCGCTGCATCGTCGTCGGGCACGGCCGGTTCTCGCTCTTCCTGCCACTGTCCGCTGCCGCCGGGCCGCGCGCGGAGATCGAGATCATCGCGGACCAGGTGTTCATCCCGGGGCTCGTCGACGAGCGCTCGTCGGACATGCGCGAGCTGTCGTTTCGCGTCGAAGCCATGACGCTGATCTGA
- a CDS encoding polysaccharide export protein, with product MAIGEEKVLATTTCCRGSRALTLAAGVAAALLAGCSTFPDWLPSSGPSRQQVIEVREGQPDSLIQVVSVTDRVARRLVASQQQQLFSQVLASKAPFSYTIGPGDVLEVSVWEAPPAVLFGAPALDPRSGVAAARSTAFPEQMVSSEGTLNIPFAGSLQVAGKTPQQVENEVVRRLSGKANQPQALVRVIRNATSNVTVVGEVAASTRMPLTARGERLLDALAAAGGVRQPVGKVTLQLTRGEQVHALALETIIRDPKQNIALQPGDVITALFQPLSFIVLGATAKNEEVNFEAQGITLAQALARVGGVQDRLADARAVFIFRFEDPAVLDLPAPPRTTPEGKVPVVYEVNLKNPETFFLAQGFPVLNRDVLYVANSPGAELQKFLGIIMPAAYSVLNTYNVTK from the coding sequence ATGGCGATTGGTGAGGAAAAGGTCTTGGCTACAACTACTTGTTGCAGAGGTTCGAGAGCGCTGACGCTGGCTGCGGGCGTTGCCGCAGCACTCCTTGCCGGCTGCTCGACCTTCCCCGACTGGCTCCCGTCGAGCGGACCGAGCAGACAGCAGGTGATCGAGGTCCGGGAGGGGCAGCCGGATTCGCTGATCCAGGTCGTCAGCGTCACCGACCGGGTTGCGCGGCGACTCGTCGCGAGCCAGCAGCAGCAGCTGTTTTCGCAGGTCCTGGCGAGCAAGGCCCCGTTCAGTTACACGATCGGGCCGGGAGATGTACTCGAGGTCTCCGTCTGGGAGGCGCCGCCAGCGGTCCTCTTTGGCGCACCTGCACTCGATCCGCGCTCCGGCGTCGCCGCCGCGAGGTCGACTGCCTTCCCCGAGCAGATGGTCAGCAGCGAGGGAACCCTCAACATCCCCTTTGCCGGATCGCTGCAGGTCGCCGGCAAGACGCCGCAGCAGGTGGAGAACGAGGTCGTCCGCCGTCTCAGCGGCAAGGCCAATCAGCCGCAGGCGCTGGTTCGTGTCATCCGCAACGCGACATCGAATGTGACCGTTGTTGGTGAGGTGGCGGCGAGCACACGCATGCCGCTCACCGCGCGCGGCGAGCGACTGCTCGATGCGCTGGCCGCCGCCGGCGGCGTCCGGCAGCCGGTGGGAAAGGTGACGCTGCAACTGACGCGCGGCGAGCAGGTACATGCCCTCGCCCTGGAAACGATCATTCGCGACCCGAAGCAGAACATCGCCCTGCAACCCGGAGACGTCATCACGGCACTGTTCCAGCCGCTGAGCTTCATCGTTCTCGGCGCCACGGCGAAGAACGAGGAAGTCAACTTCGAGGCGCAGGGAATCACGCTGGCACAGGCACTGGCGCGAGTCGGCGGTGTGCAGGACCGGCTGGCGGATGCCCGCGCCGTCTTCATCTTCCGCTTCGAGGATCCGGCGGTGCTCGACCTGCCCGCCCCACCGCGGACAACGCCCGAGGGCAAGGTACCTGTCGTCTATGAGGTCAATCTCAAGAATCCGGAAACCTTCTTCCTCGCCCAGGGGTTCCCGGTACTCAACAGGGACGTCCTCTACGTCGCCAACTCG